Proteins from one Ipomoea triloba cultivar NCNSP0323 chromosome 1, ASM357664v1 genomic window:
- the LOC116016920 gene encoding regulatory protein NPR5-like, with amino-acid sequence MSSVEDSLRSLSLDYLNLLINGQAFSDVTFSVEGRLVHAHRCILAARSLFFRKFFCGPDSPGSDSPGTRMGLVGAGAGAGSPRGSVIPVNSVGYEVFLLMLQFLYSGQVSIVPQKHEPRPNCRERGCWHTHCTSAVDLALDTLSAARSFGVEQLALLTQKQLASMVEKASIEDVMRVLIASGKQEMQQLWSTCSHLVAKSGLPPEVLAKHLPIDVVAKIEEIRHKSSLARSSLLAHHHHRHDLGAAADLEDQKIRRMRRALDSSDVELVKLMVMGEGLNLDEALALHYAVENCSREVVKALLELGAADVNYPAGAAGRTPLHIAAEMVSPDMVSVLLDHHADPNVRTADGITPLDILRTLTSDFLFKGAIPGLAHIEPNKLRLCLELVQSAAMVISREEGNAAANNNSSSGVIYPAALAMNEEHHHRNIPSSGSGNMVNLNLDSRLVYLNLGAVENSGGGGGHHSQRETMTTRQNSCDPPSMYHHSHEY; translated from the exons ATGAGTAGTGTTGAAGACTCTCTGAGATCTCTGTCGTTGGACTACCTGAATCTGCTGATCAACGGCCAGGCTTTCAGCGACGTAACGTTTAGTGTGGaggggcgtttggttcatgCCCACAGGTGTATCTTGGCGGCTAGGAGCTTGTTCTTCAGGAAATTCTTTTGTGGCCCGGATTCGCCCGGGTCGGACTCGCCGGGGACTCGGATGGGGTTGGTCGGAGCCGGAGCGGGAGCCGGGTCGCCGAGGGGGTCGGTGATTCCGGTGAACTCGGTGGGGTACGAGGTGTTCTTGTTGATGTTGCAGTTCTTGTACAGTGGACAGGTCTCGATTGTACCGCAGAAACATGAGCCCAGGCCTAATTGTCGGGAGAGAGGGTGTTGGCATACGCATTGCACCTCCGCCGTTGATCTCGCGCTCGACACTCTCTCCGCCGCTAGATCCTTCGGTGTTGAACAGCTCGCTTTACTCACCCag AAGCAACTTGCGAGCATGGTGGAGAAGGCGTCAATTGAGGATGTGATGAGGGTGTTGATAGCTTCAGGGAAGCAAGAAATGCAGCAGCTATGGAGTACGTGTTCACATTTGGTAGCCAAATCGGGGCTTCCGCCTGAGGTTCTAGCCAAGCATCTTCCCATCGATGTGGTGGCCAAAATTGAGGAGATTCGCCACAAGTCCTCCCTTGCTCGGAGCTCTCTATTGGCGCACCACCATCACCGCCATGACCTCGGCGCCGCCGCCGATCTAGAGGACCAGAAGATCCGCCGAATGCGGCGGGCGCTGGACTCGTCGGACGTGGAGCTAGTGAAGCTGATGGTGATGGGAGAAGGGCTGAATCTCGACGAGGCATTGGCGTTGCATTATGCGGTGGAGAATTGTAGCCGTGAAGTTGTGAAGGCGCTTCTTGAGCTCGGCGCCGCCGATGTTAATTACCCCGCCGGGGCGGCCGGGAGGACCCCGCTTCACATTGCCGCCGAAATGGTGTCGCCGGACATGGTTTCGGTTCTCTTGGATCACCACGCTGACCCCAACGTCAGAACCGCCGACGGCATCACTCCGTTGGACATTCTCCGAACCCTTACTTCGGATTTTCTATTCAAGGGTGCTATCCCCGGGTTAGCCCACATCGAGCCAAACAAGCTCCGCCTGTGCCTCGAGCTCGTCCAATCCGCCGCCATGGTCATCTCCCGCGAAGAAG GTAATGCAGCGGCGAACAACAACTCATCCTCCGGCGTGATATACCCGGCGGCATTGGCAATGAacgaagagcatcaccaccgCAATATTCCCAGCTCCGGCAGTGGAAACATGGTCAACCTTAACCTGGATTCAAGGCTAGTGTACCTAAACCTCGGAGCAGTCGAAAatagcggcggcggcggcggccatCACAGCCAGAGAGAAACCATGACAACTCGACAAAATAGCTGCGACCCTCCATCAATGTACCACCATTCTCATGAGTATTAA